The Rufibacter sp. DG15C region AAGAGGTGGCCATCACAATTGAGCCTGTTTCCCTGAGTTTCTCCTGGTATTTGACCAGCGCACCCAGCGTCACGTTCCCTACCAGGATGATGGACTCTCCCTGCCGTTGAAGAAGTTTTATTTGAGTTAGGCCGAGTGCTCCCAACAAGGCGACATTCTCGGTGCGTACATACACCTCTAATTCAAAATCAGTATCTAACCCGGCTTCTTCCAACTGCTCATGCAGTTTCTTGTACTGATATTGATAGCTCTTCAAAAGACCCGTGATGTCTGACAATACCGCCGCACCTGTTGGGTGACCGCCTGCTCCTCTTCCTTTGAACAGCTGTGCGCCTGCGTAGGCCCCTTCCACCACAATGCCGTTGAATTCCTGCTCCACCGTGTACAGGTCGTCTATGGGGTTGACCAGGGTGGGCAACACCAAGGGCACCAGATTGCCTTCCTCGGTGTTATGAAGGGAAGCCACCAATTTAATGACCGCCCCTCGGCGTTTGGCAAACTCCCAGTCTGCTTTGGCCAAGGCATTGATGCCGATAAACGGCACTTCTTCCGGCGCGAGGACTCTACCGAAGGCATGGGCCGCCAAAATGCAGAGTTTGTGCCGGGAGTCAGCTCCGCTCACGTCTAACCAAGGGTCTAATTCAGCAAAGCCTTTGTCCTTGGCCTCCTGCAAGGCCTCTGAATAGGGTTTCTGCTCCTTGAAAATTTGACTGAGGATGTAATTAGAAGACCCGTTCAAGATTCCGGAGATTCTGCTCACCGGCTCCTGACCAAAGTATTCTTCCACGGTTCTCACAATGGGAATGCCCCCGGCCACTGCCGCCTCATACAATAGCACGCCGCCATATTCGGCCTGCAACTGCAACAGCTTCTCCAGGTGATGGGCCACCATTTTCTTGTTGGCGGTCACCACCCGCTTGCCTTGGCGAAGCGCCGAGGTGACAATGTCATAGGCGTCATGGGCGTCACTGATGGCTTCCACCAGAATGTCCAAGCTGTCGTCATTGAGAAGCTCCTGGGCATCAAAGGTGAAACAGTCGGCAGGCAATGAGCGCTCTTTCAAAGGGTCCTTCACACAGATGTTCA contains the following coding sequences:
- a CDS encoding homoserine dehydrogenase, with the protein product MDTNRILKIGLFGFGCVGQGLYDILQRQPGFPAQIVNICVKDPLKERSLPADCFTFDAQELLNDDSLDILVEAISDAHDAYDIVTSALRQGKRVVTANKKMVAHHLEKLLQLQAEYGGVLLYEAAVAGGIPIVRTVEEYFGQEPVSRISGILNGSSNYILSQIFKEQKPYSEALQEAKDKGFAELDPWLDVSGADSRHKLCILAAHAFGRVLAPEEVPFIGINALAKADWEFAKRRGAVIKLVASLHNTEEGNLVPLVLPTLVNPIDDLYTVEQEFNGIVVEGAYAGAQLFKGRGAGGHPTGAAVLSDITGLLKSYQYQYKKLHEQLEEAGLDTDFELEVYVRTENVALLGALGLTQIKLLQRQGESIILVGNVTLGALVKYQEKLRETGSIVMATSLHYIAAQEKKKATPELAVAL